A stretch of DNA from Myxococcales bacterium:
CGAACGGGTCCACTGCATCGGCACGTCCATGTACTCACCACCACCGTGGTAGCTGACCAGGACCAGGTCGTTCTCCTTGCGCGCCTTCTTCAGTGGCGCTTCGAGCAGCTTGAACGCCGCCCAGGCCACGTGGTTTCGCGCGACGTGCTCCTGGATCGGGCCTTGGTTCCAGATGTCCGTCACGGCGAAGACCGCGATGCGAAAACCTTTGATCGTGAGCAGCGTCGGTTCGTACATGCGACCCGGTTCGCGCGTGGCCCCGGCGTAGCGCACCTTGGCGCGCTCCAGGTTGGCAATGGTCTGGAAGAACGCGTCTTTTCCGTAGTCCCAGGCGTGATTGTTGGCGAGGGAGACCAGCTGGATCCCGGCCTGGGCGAGCACGTCGGCGCCGCCGGGTGGACCGGTGAACACCAGGTGGTTGTTCGGATGCTGGGTCTCACCCTGCTGCTCACTCAGCTGCGACTCCAGGTTCACGATGCGCAGGTCAGCGCTGGCGAGGAGCGGCGCGATTTCTCGGAACGGAGCGTATTTCGGATCGGCAATGATGCGCGCCCCTGCGCCGCGACCGAGGTTGACGTCCCCGCCGACCAGGACCACGACCCGATCACTCTTCTTCTCTTCAGCGGCCGCTGGCGGAGCCGCATCAGCAGGGGGCGCAGGCACAGCGGCGGCACTCGCCGGGGCCGGAACCTGGGCGTCGGGCGTGGCGGAGGGCTCTTTGCGCTCCGCGCAGGCCACGAGCCCGCCGAGCACGGCGGCCCAGAATCCGAACGATACGCGCATGAGTGTGAGCCGGATAATTCTGGCATTTCACCGAGCCCGAGGCCCGTTTGTGGATCGAATCGGCGGAGCGCGGGACAATCGTGCGCATGCGCCGTCTCGTGCTCACCGGTGTGTTCGTGTTGGCTGCATGTGCGGCCAGCCGTGCGCCGGAGGCGAAGCCGCCAGCATCGAGCCAGAGCACGGCTTCGCACTTCGTCGCAAACACGACGCCACGCGCCGAGACGGCAAGCGCCGCCGCCGCGCCGAATGACGTCGCGCTCTCGCCCGCTGATTTCTTCGGCGCCGACTACCCGAGGGCAAAAGCGCGAGCGCCGGGCAGCGGAGTCGGTTCGCTGACGTGGGGCACCTGGATCCAGCCTGGGCCCCGCGCTGGCTCCTTGCCCCTCGGCAGCATTCGGCAAGGCGGCACTCTCCCGCTTCTGGACTCCGAAATCTTGCCGGGCAACGGCAGCTGCCCACGCTTCGTCAAGGTCGAGGGAGGCTTCGTGTGTGCCGGGCCTCGCGCCACCCTCGACATGAATTCACGCTGGCTGACGGCGGGCGCGTGGACGGAGCCGGCGCCGGGTGTGATGCCGTACCAGTACGCGCTCTCGGTGGGCACGCCCATGCTGACCCGGCCCCTGCCAGCGGAGAAGATGTTGTGGAAGACCGGCGCCCGCGACCGACCGCCGATGCGCGGTTGGAACGCTGGACATGACGAGCTCGCCGAGGACGAACCCATCGCACCCAACGGTCCGATCCCTGATTTTCTGAAGGACGGCGGTCAGGTCCCGACGCCCTGGGGTGAACCCAAGGGGTCCTTCTTCAAGATGATCCCCGCGGGAACCATGCTCGCGTACACCCGCGCCTTCGAGGCCTTCGGCGAGACGTGGGTGCTCTCTACCAACATGAGTGTGATCCCGGCGCGCGGCTTGAAACGCTTCCGTGTGTCGACGTTCCACGGCGTCGAGCTCGACAAGGGCACCCAGCTGCCTCTGGCGTGGATGCGCAAGACCCCGAGACCGAAGTGGAGAAAGTCAGCGCAAGGTTTCGAGGCGACGGGCGAGACCTGGCCGGTCAAGACCTGGGTCGCTCTGACCGGTCGCGAAGAGGAGAGCGACAAGCGCCGCTTCCTGGAGACCCGTGAGGCGGGTGTGTTCCTCGAACGGTCCGACGCCACGCTGGTGGAAGCGCGGCCAAAGCCACCGTGGGAGACGAAGGGCACCGGCAAGTGGCTGCACGTTCGGGTCAACCGCGGCACGCTGACCGCCTATGAAGGGCCGAAGCCGGTGTTCACGACTCTGATCTCACCCGGCCAGAAGGACGCCACTCCGTATGGGCGTTATTTCGTCGAGAGCAAACATCACTTCTCGACCATGAGCACCGCGAAGGGTGAGGCCGCCGGGTTCTTCATCGCCGACGTGCCCTGGACCATCTACTTCAAGCGCCCGTACGCGATTCACGCGAGTTACTGGCACGAAGATTTCGGCGAGCGCAAGAGCGGCGGCTGCATCAACCTGTCGCCGCTCGACGCGCACCGCGTCTTTCAGTGGGTCACACCCGACCTGCCCCAAGGCTGGGACACCGTGCAGGCGCCCGCCAAGGGTGACACCACGTTCGTGTTGGTCGAGGGCTGAGCCGCGCGTCGCCGCGCGCTCAGTGCAGTGTGCCGGTGAAGAACAGCGTGAACGCGGTGGTGTTGTAGTCGGCCTTCACCGAGTCCTTGTCGTACTTCAGGGGTGCGTACATGAACCGGAGCTCCGGCCCGAGGCTCCACTGCTCACCGACCCAGAAGTCGTACCCACCGCCGATGCCAAACACCGCGCCGGACGGCTTCTCGTTGTTGTTGCTGTTGTTATTGTTGTTGTCGTTGTCGTCGAGCTGACCAAAACCGATCAACGCTTGCAGGTATCCACCCGACGTCGCGTCGAAGTAGTACTGGCCGAACAGTCCGAACACCGAGAAGGTGAGGGTCTCGTCCTTGGTGTCGATCTTCGTGCCGTCGAGCTCGAAGTCGGGCTCCGACACACCATGACCCAAGAGCGCGCCGCCGAGCACGAAGCCGGGGGCGATCGTGCCACCGATCATCAACCCCAAACCCACGCCACTACCCTTGATGCTGCCGCTGAGCTCGACGGGATCGGTAACCTCGATCTTGGTGTTGACGTACGCGTACCCGAGCCCCATGCGCAGGAAGAACCCGTCGTGCTCATGCACGCCCACCGGCTGTCGCGCCATGGGCGGCGGTGGCTCACCCTGGGCGGGATAACCGTAGTAGCCGGGTGGCGGTGCGCCCTGCGGAGGCGGTGCGCCGGGTTGCCCGTAGGCCGCAGGCGGCGGCGGCTGACCAGCGGGAGGCTGCGCCGGTTGTGTGGGCGGCGGCGGAGGCGGAGGCGGTGCCGGTTCACCCGCGGGGGGTGGCGGCGGAGGCGGTGGCGGTGGAGGCGGCTCGCCCTGCGCCAGGGCGCCCGCACCAAATCCCATCAGCGCCACGAACACCAGACTGCCGACCAAGCTTCGATGTGAAAGCCGCATTCTCACTACCTCCCGGGGGTCCGAGCCTCCTGCACATGATGGGCGCTCGTCAACAGCAGGCTCGCTGCCCGGCGGAGGTCGCACGCCAAAATACGCCGGTCGATCGCCTCGCAGCGACGCGGCATCGCACGCCTCAGCGCTCCGGCAGGCAGCGAAGCGCTGCATCGACGAACGGATGTCGCGCGCCGCTGCTCCAGGCGGCTGGCAGGTTCTGGCCTTCGCCAAGGACCGCGGCGCGTTCTATTACCTGCTCTACCTGCTGCCGCTCGGGGCGCTAGCGGCCGGTCTGCTCGCATGGGTCGACCGGCGCACGGCTGGCACCCTCGCCATGCTGGTGGGCGGCGCTTTTCTCGGCTGGGGAGCGCTCGAGGTGCTGCGCGTGCTGTACGCCACTACTTTTGCGGGGGTTTGGCTCACGGCCCTCGGCGCGCTGGTGCTGTTCGTGGCGGGCGTCGAGACCAGGTCCCGGGCGTGACGCTTGCGGGCGCTGTTCGGGCCAGCGACCATCCCACGACTCGCATGACAGCCGTTCCCCCGTCTGAAAACCCACTGCGTGCAGGCATGCTCGAAGAGCTCAGTGTGGAGCCTTGCGCTCTCGTGATCTTCGGAGCCAGCGGTGATCTCACCGGCCGCAAGCTCTTGCCGGGGGTGTACGCCCTGGCAAAAAACCGCATGCTCCCCAGCGCGTTCGCGGTGGTCGGTTTCGCTCGGCGTCCGATCAGCGACGCCGAGTTCCGCGACAAGATGAAGAGCTCGGTCCAGAAGTACGCGCGCTCGCAGCCGCTGGACGAACCGGTCTGGGACGATCTGGCGCGGGGCATGCGCTACGTGCAAGGAGCGTTCGACGACGCGACCGCGTACCGGAAGCTGAAGGAGACCCTGGAGGAGCTCGACCGCACCCGAGGCACCGCCGGCGGGCGCACCTTCTACCTGGCCGTCCCTCCGGACGCCGTGCGGGGCATCGTCGAACAGCTGGTCGAAGCGGGGCTGTGCCCGCGACCCGACGGCCCGGGCACTCCGTACGCGCGGGTGATCGTCGAGAAACCCTTCGGGGTGGATCTGGCCTCGGCCAAGCAGCTCAATCGTGACCTCCTGGGGCTCCTGGACGAGCGCCAGGTGTTTCGCATCGATCACTACCTGGGCAAAGAGACGGTGCAGAACCTGCTGGTGCTGCGCTTCGGCAACACGATCTTCGAGCCGCTGTGGAATCGCAGCCACGTGTCTCACGTCGAGCTGACGGTGGCGGAGCACATTGGCATGGAAGGCCGGGGCAAGTTCTACGAGCAGACGGGCTTGATGCGCGACATCGTGCAAAACCACACGCTGCAGCTGTTGTCCCTGGTCGCCATGGAAGCGCCCGTCGCCTGGGACGCCGACGCCGTACGCGACGAGAAGGTGAAGGCCCTGCGCGCTCTGCGGCAGATCCGCAGCATCGAAGAGATCCGCACGAGCACGCTGCGAGGACAGTACGCCGGAGGCGTCGTCCGGGGTGACGCCGTGCCCGGCTACCGCGAGGAGCCCGACGTCGCTGGGGCGAGCAGCGTCGAGACCTACGTCGCGATCGAGGCGCGCGTGGAGAACTGGCGCTGGGCGGGAGTGCCGTTCTACATCCGCGCTGGCAAACGCCTGGCAAAACGCGTCACCGAAATCGGGCTGCACTTCCGGCCGCTGCCCCACCCGCTGTTCGACGAGAGCACCCTCGGGCTCAGGCAACCGAACTCGTTGGTGCTGCGCATTCAGCCGGACGAGGGCATCGCACTCCGGTTTGCCAGCAAGATCCCCGGCCAAGGCGTCGCGATGCGGGACGTTGCCATGGATTTTCGCTACGGCACCGCGTTCGGGCACGAGAGCCCCGAGGCCTACGAGCGGCTCCTGCTCGACACGATGCGAGGCGATGCGACGCTCTTCACGCGTCACGACGAGGTCGAGGCGCAGTGGTCGTTCGTCGATCCGATCCTGGCGGCATGGCGGGACAACGCGGCGCTCCTGGCGAGCTACCCGGCTGGCGGCTGGGGACCCGCGGAATCCGACGCGATGCTGGCGCGGAACGGGCACCACTGGAGCAAACCGTGACCGTGCGCGTGAGCGACTCACTCTCCCGCATCGAGCGCGAGCTGGGCGCCCTGTGGCAGCCGGATGCCTCGGGACAGATCAAACCCCACGCCACCACGCTCAACCTGATCGCAGTTCACGGTCAGCGCGAGCCATCGTTCCTGGAGACGCTCGACGACGTCGCGGCTCGGCTCGGCGCGCACGTTCATCGTGAGTGTGGAGGGTCGCCTCGAACCGCGGGCCCTCGACGCCGAGGTGTCGGCCGTCTGCCGCGTGGAGCCGGGTACGCTTCGAGAGGCGGTGTGCGCCGAGCGGGTGAGCCTGACGTTCGGCGCACTCCTGGGCAAACGCGCGGCGTCGATCCTCGCTTCGCTGATCGAAGCGTCGCTGCCCACGGCGTTGTTCGTCGGTCCCGGCGCACCCGCCGCGGTGGTCGAGGCCCTGTGCCCCGAGGCGGGGGTCGTCGTGCTCGACAGCGCCGAGCTCGGCCTCGAGCGCGCGGCCAAGCTCGCGGGACTGGGGCAGGCAAAAATCCACGATCTTGCCTTCATTCGCGGCCGGCGCTCGCGGGAAATGCTGGCGCGGGTGTTCGACGACTGCGGTCTGCGCCCGGCGCTCGGTCGGATCCGAGCGATTGACATCGTGCACGCCGAGCGCCCGGGGCACGTCGGCGCGGGCGTCGAAGCGGAGCTGCTGATCGCGTGGCTCGCGGCGCGGCTCGGCTGGGATGCGTCGCTCCGCGACAAGAGCGGAACGCCGGTTCACGTCAGTGTGCAGAGTGCAACGCGAGACGGCGTGTTGCCGGGCTGCCTGCTCTTGGTGGTGTTGCACGCGGAGCTGGACGCAGGCCCGCTCGAAGCTCGCATCGAGCGCAGCGCCGATGGGGAGCACCTGTCGTTGACCGTGAGCTCACCGGGCGCGTCGGACCAAGTGCGTCGCTTTTCGGTCCCCCGGCGCGACGATGCGGAGCTGGTCGAGCGCGCGATCCGCAGCTTTCGAGACGACGAGCTGGTGCGAGAGGCGCTCGCGTTTGCCAAGGAATGGAAATCTCATGCCTGAAATTCTGGTGACGAACGACGCCGGTGAGCTCGCCGAGCAGGCCCGAACGCTGGCCTCCACCATCATCGCAACCGCCATCGACCAGCGCGGTGTTGCCAACATCGCGCTCTCCGGCGGCTCCACGCCGGGCGAGACGTATCGACTCCTGGCTGAGAGCGGTCTCGACATCGAACACTGCCGCTGGTTCTTCGTCGACGAGCGCTGTGTTGCTCCCGACAACGAACGCAGCAACTACCGGGCAGCTCGTCGTGAGCTGTTCGAGTCTGCAAAGATCTCGGACGCTCACGTCTTCCGCATGCTGGGTGAGCTGGGCGCGGAGGCCGGGGCGCGTGCCTACACGGAGGTGCTCGACGCCGAGCTCGGTGCGGGGGCACCCATGGACCTGGTGATTGCTGGCCTCGGCAACGACGGGCACACCGCGTCGCTCTTTCCCGGCACCGGCGCCGTGCGTTTGCCCGGACGTGTCGTTGCCGTGACCCCAGGCGGAGAGCTCGAGCCGCGCATCAGCCTCGGGCGCGACATGCTGCTCGCGTCGCGGCGAGTGCTGCTATTGGTCAGTGGCGCTGGCAAACGCTCCGCCCTGGTCCAGGCCCTCGCGGCCGGGGACGAGGACGTGATCCCCGCGCGCATTTACCTCGCTGCGCCAGCCGGCGTCGTGACGGTGATCATGGACGCCGCCGCTCAGGGCTGACCCGCGTGGGAGGCTGCGCTCGGGCGGCTCGACAGCCCGGACGATGGACGCTAATTGAGCCGCATCATGCGCATTTCCGTGGTGGGTTCAGGGTATGTGGGTCTGGTGGCGGGCGCCTGTTTTGCCGACGTCGGCACGGACGTCACTTGCGTCGATGTGGACGAGAGCAAGCTGGAGAAACTCCGGCGCGGCGAGGTCCCGTTCTTCGAGCCGCGGCTCAACGAGCTGGTGAAGCGGAACCACCCGGACCGGCTGCGCTTCAGCTCGAACCTGGCGGACAGCATCGCGGGTCGCAAGGCCGTGTTCATCGCCGTCGGCACCCCGCCGAACGAGGATGGCTCGGCAGATCTACAGCACGTGCTGAAGGTCGCCGAGGACGTGGCCAAGAGCGCCACCAACGATCTGGCGCTGGTGACCAAGAGCACCGTCCCGGTGGGCACGAACAAGAAGGTGCGTGAGGTCGTCGCGCGTCACGCCAAACATCGCATCAGCGTGGTCTCGAACCCGGAGTTCTTGAAGGAGGGCGACGCGGTCAACGATTTCTTGAAGCCCGATCGCATCGTGATCGGCTGCGACGACGACGAGGCGTACGAGGTGCTCGCGCGCCTGTACGCGCCGTTCAATCGCCAGAAGGAACGCATCCACCGCATGAGCCCCGAGAGCGCCGAGATCGTGAAGTACGCGGCCAACGCCCTGCTCGCGACCAAGATCTCGTTCATGAACGAGATCGCGCGCCTGTGCGACGTGGTCGGTGCCGACGCGGAGGACGTGCGCAGCGCCGTCGGCGCCGACGAGCGCATCGGTCTGCAATTTCTGTATCCGGGCCTGGGTTTCGGCGGCAGCTGCTTCCCGAAGGACCTGCGGGCGCTGGTGCACACAGCCAAGGACCTCGGCATTCCGATGGGGGTTGCAGAAGCGGCCACACGAGCCAACGACGAGCCGGTACGGCTGCTGCTCGAGCACATGGAGGCTGATCTGGGGGGTGTCGCGGGCAAGACGATCGCGGTCTGGGGCCTGGCCTTCAAGCCGCGCACCGACGACATCCGCGAGGCGCCTGCGCTGAAGTTGATCGAGCACCTCGTGAACAAGGGCGCCGTCGTGCGCGCGACCGATCCCCAAGCGCGAGAGACGGCGCTCGTGCGGCTGAAAGAGCTCGGCATCGCGGAGAAGGTCGCGCTCAGCGCCGACTACTACGAGACCTGCAGCGGCGCGGACGCCCTGGTCGTGGCCACCGAGTGGAACCAGTACCGCTCACCCGACTTCGACCGGGTCCGCACCTCGATGAAGGGCCGGATGGTGTTCGACGGTCGCAACTGCCTGGTCCCCGGCAGCGTCCGGGACGCCGGCCTGCGCTACCGCGGCATCGGCCGGCCCGTGCTGGGCTGAGCGGCGTCAGCTGGGTGCAGCCGCCGGCTTGTGCAGGGGTTCCCGAGCGGGTATCTCGCTCGCGGAGGGTTGAATATGCGAACTTACACGGTCCTCGGCTCGGTCTGTGGAGCGAGTCTCCTGCTCTGGGTCTCCACTGCTGGGGCGCAAGAATGCGTGCCGGCATGCGCTGCCGGATCGGTCTGCCAGGCGGGAGTGTGTGTGGCGCCTCCGCCTCCGCCGCCCGCGCCCGCCGAGACCCCGCCGGCGCCCCCACCTGCCGCCCCCGCCGCCGCTCCGCCTGCAGCTCCACCCGCTGGCGCACCACCGCCGGCGGCGCCGCCCTACGCGGCACCGCAACCCGGCGCATCACCCGCAGCAAGCGGCGCCGCGGCTGCTCCCGCCGCTGCCGCCCACAAAGTGCGCTCTGGCTTCGCCGCCGTGGTGCGCGCCGGGTACATCGTCACGGGCAGCGGGGAGCGCGACACGAAGTGCACGGGCTCGGACTGTCCGAGCATACGTACCGAGGACTACGACGACAAGTCGGGGCTGGTGCTCGGCGCGGACTTCTTCGGTCACCTGTCCCCGCAGTTCCGACTCGGCGGGGGTCTGCTCTTCGCGCCGAACACGAAGATGGAGACCTCGGATGGCAGCGCCAAGGTCGGCAGTGATCTCTCGCTCTTGGCCATTGGAGAGGGTGTGTTCGACGTCGGGCCCACGACGGCCCTGGCGCTGCGGTTGTTCGTGGGGCCGGCCATCGTCATCGCGGGCTCCGACTTGAAAGACGAGAACGACTCCATCAACGACAGCTGCAAACAGGTCAACTGCAAGTTCGACGAGGGGTCGAACGCTGCACTGAGCTACGGCGTCGGGGGCGGAGTCATCGTGGACGTCGGCTCTGTCGCCCTGCGTTTCGATCTGCTTCAGCAGTGGTACAGCGGCAAAGGGCGCAAGGTCGACTACTCGGGCAGCGGTGTCGATGCCACGATCGAGGAGGAGATCAGCGGCAGTCGTACCCTCGTGGCGGTCGGCCTCGATTTCTGATCGAAAACACATCTCCGTCGGGCCGAAGAGCGCGGGGGCAGTCGGAGCTGGCTCACCCCAGCTCGCTCCGCGGCGTTGCTGAGTCAGGCCGCGCGCCGACGACGCGCGAGCCCGATGGCCGCAGCGAGAACCAGCCACGCAAGATCGGAGCGCGCCGGATTGTCACCCTGGTGCCAGCCCGCCGCCCTTTCAACACCGCTGCGGATGGCCAGTCGATCTCGAGCGGTGTTCATCGAACATCCGCAGCGCGAACGCGCCGGCCGGATGCGCGCGGTAGCTCGCGACCAATGCCCGCACGGGCTCCGGAAGCTCATCCGGCGTGGGCAGCGGCACGCCGTAGTTTCGAGGGCAGGTCAGCGCCGCCGCCATACAAGCAAACGTCAGATCGGCGGCCGTGAAACGCTCGCCAACCAAGAATCTCTTTCCACCCGCGAGACGCTCTCCGACCTCGTCGAACACGCGGTCCACCACCGCGCGGCCCGCCCGCTCCGTGTCCGCGCTGATGTCCAGATAAAGAATAGCGCGATTGCGGGAGCGGGCCCACGGTTCAGCCGGCGCGTGTGAGTACGAGGCCAACAAGGTGGCGCCCGGTGCCGCAATCGTCGAGTTGGACGGAGCCGCTGGTGCGGCGCCGGGATGGGGCCACAGGTCGCTATGGAGAAATTGCCCGCCCGGCTCGACGTCGAGGGGCTCGGCGGGGCCGGGTCGGTTGCGATGAGGCGGCATCCGGAGGTGGTCCGAGGGTCGAGCGGAGGGAAGACCGCGCGGTGATTCCGCTCGTAGGATGGACGTGGGCATGACCACTCGAGCGAGCGGCCAATGGGTGATGACTGCGGTGCTTGGCTGAAGTGGTCATGCCGCTTTCGGAGGGGCTCGGGCGTCGAAAGCCGAGCGCGGCAACGGCCGGCGCTCGAGCGCACGACGGCCACAACAGCGGCAGCAGTCGATTTCGATGCCGGTCAGGATGCGGATCACTTCGCGCCACTTGGCGGCGCGCAGAGGGTTGGAGGAGCTGGGCGAAGCGGTGGGGTTCGGAGCGGATTTGGCCGGTAGTAGCTGTCGCGCGGTTTCGAGTCGGCCGGTGGCGTGGCTCGCCGACACCAGCCCGTAGTGTCGGATCTTGGTGAAGCCGGGCGGCAGGATGTGGCGAAGCCAGCGCATGAGGAATGCGACGCCGTCGAGCGTGATGTGCTCGCCACTCTTGGTGCGGAAAGTGACGCCGCGCTGGTCCATCGCGAGGAGTCGGTGGTTGGAGATGGCGACGCGGTGAGTGTACTGGCCGAGGTAGGTGATCACCTGGGCGGCGCCGCCGAAGGGGCGTTTGCAGTAGACGTTCCAGCTCTTGCGATGAAGGCCCGCAACGAGCGCGGCGAAACGGGTGGGGTCGCCGATGCGCAACGTGCCGGAGCGGGCGGCCCGCGTGAGGGCGTCGAGCATCTTTCCGCGGAACAGCCGACCCATGACGTGGACGGGAAAGAGGAAGTCGCGGCGGGCAGAGATCCAGCGAGAGCCGTCCGGGCTGAGCGCACCTCCGGTCACGATACAGTGCAGGTGCGGATGGTATTCGAGCTTCTGCGTCCACGTGTGCAACACCGCCGTCACGCCGAGCTCGCCGCCGCAACGCTTGGGATCCACGCCGAGCTGGAGCAGCGTGGCGGATGCACAACGGAAGAGCAGGTCGTAGACGATTCTCGGACTGGCGAGAGCCAGACCGCGCAACTGAGCGGGCAGTGTGAAGACGACGTGGAAATAGTGGATCGGCAGTACGCGCTCCAACCGCCCGGCGATCCACTTCGCCTGCGCCACCGCCGGGCACTTCGGGCAGTGCCGGTTGTGACATGAGTCGTACGAAGGATCGCTGACGAAGCCACAGTCGAGACACACGTTGACGTGCCCACCGAGGGCGGCCGTTCGGCAACGTGCTACGGCGTCGAGGACAGCGCGCTCGGCGAGGGTCAGTGCATGTTGTTGCTCGTGGACCGGCCGGAACGCGCGAACGACATCCGCGAGCTCCAGCGACGGCCTGCCTTCCTGTGCTGGCTCCGGCGAGCGAGCACAAGGGCCATGCTGGCGCATGCCCGGCTACCCGGCGCGCCGACTTCGAGACCGCTTCTTTCTGGGCACCGGCGAGGCCGTCTTGCGCAGCCGGTCCGCTGGGCTCTTGGTCCTCCGAATCATTACCGGGCTGACCTGCGCGTAGCGAGCGGTCGTGCTGATGGAGGCGTGACCGAGCAGGACCTGCAACGTGCGCAGATCGGTCCCGGTCTCGAGCAGATGCGTGGCGAAGGCATGGCGCAGGACATGAGGGTGCACGTGCTTTTCGAGCCCTGCGCGGACCGCCGCCCGCGCCAACGCCTTGCCCACGGTGTCCCGGCACAGGACGCGGCCCGGTGTCTTCCCAGGAAACAGCTCGGGACCCGGCGGTTGCTCTTGCCTCCAGTACGCACGGAGCGTTTGCAGCACGAGCTTGGGCAACATCGTGTAGCGGTCACGCTGACCTTTGCCTTGCCTGATGTGAATCACCATGCGACGGCTGTCGATGTCCGCAACTCGCAAGTTGAGCACCTCGTTGATCCGCAGGCCGGCCCCATACGCCGTCATCACGATCGCCTGCATTCTGAGCGACCCCAGCTCACCGAGCAGTTGCTCGATCTCGTCGCCGCTCAGGATGGCCGGCAGTCGATGCGGCACGCGCATCTGCTGGATCCAAGCGACCTCTTCCGGTCGCTCCAGGGTGTGCGCATAGAGAAACTTCAGCGCCGCGGCGTCAGACGTTGTACGTCGATGGCGAGCGCTTCAGGTCCTCGACCAGGTGCAGCAAGAAGTCTCAATTTCGGCCTTGCCCATCAGCGTCGGTGACTTGCCGTGGTGCCTCACGAAAACTTCGGCGCAACGCAGATAGGTCTTGAGCGTGTTGGCGCAAAGACCGCGCAGCCTGATGTCCTCGGCCATTTTGTTTCGCAGCTGTCCCATGCTTCAACTCCGGTGTTGGCGCACCCGGCCATCGGGCGCGCGATCACCAGGATCGCCGACGAACACAGCGTGGCGCCGCTCATGCTCGAGCCGGCAGGAATCAAGCCGCGATGCGACGTCGCCGCGGGCAGCCGCTCAGACGCTGCCCGTCACGTGGCGCTACTCCTGCCGCGCCAGCGGCTTCGTCCAACGGGGCACGCGTTGACCCGCGAGCGCCGTGGCTCATCGTATCAGACGGCAAGGCGTGAACGCACGCGGGCGAGTGCCGCATCAGAGTGGTCGCCCGCGGGCGCGGAACGGACGGTAAAACTCGCCACGACCGGCGCTCGGCGGGTCGAACGCGAGTTATACCGTGGTGGAGCCACGGTTGTTCGGGGCGCGGAGACCGTGGGCGCCACCGTGCGGCGTGGCGCCGTGATCTCGGAGCTCGGGTGCCAGCGCGCGGGGCTTCTGTTCACCGCGCCACGGTCGACACGACGCGTGGGGTCGCGCGCGGCGCTTGGGCGAAGGACTCTGAGACCGCAGCGCGGCAAAGACAGTCGGCAAGGCGCTGATGATCTTGCGTGATCGTTTCCGGTCAGAAGACAGCGGTATAACGGGGCACGCGTTGACCCGCGAGCGCCGTGGCTCATCGTAACAGACGGCAAGGCGTGAACGCACGCGGGCGAGTGCCGAAGACAGA
This window harbors:
- a CDS encoding UDP-glucose/GDP-mannose dehydrogenase family protein, which produces MRISVVGSGYVGLVAGACFADVGTDVTCVDVDESKLEKLRRGEVPFFEPRLNELVKRNHPDRLRFSSNLADSIAGRKAVFIAVGTPPNEDGSADLQHVLKVAEDVAKSATNDLALVTKSTVPVGTNKKVREVVARHAKHRISVVSNPEFLKEGDAVNDFLKPDRIVIGCDDDEAYEVLARLYAPFNRQKERIHRMSPESAEIVKYAANALLATKISFMNEIARLCDVVGADAEDVRSAVGADERIGLQFLYPGLGFGGSCFPKDLRALVHTAKDLGIPMGVAEAATRANDEPVRLLLEHMEADLGGVAGKTIAVWGLAFKPRTDDIREAPALKLIEHLVNKGAVVRATDPQARETALVRLKELGIAEKVALSADYYETCSGADALVVATEWNQYRSPDFDRVRTSMKGRMVFDGRNCLVPGSVRDAGLRYRGIGRPVLG
- a CDS encoding tyrosine-type recombinase/integrase, whose amino-acid sequence is MRVPHRLPAILSGDEIEQLLGELGSLRMQAIVMTAYGAGLRINEVLNLRVADIDSRRMVIHIRQGKGQRDRYTMLPKLVLQTLRAYWRQEQPPGPELFPGKTPGRVLCRDTVGKALARAAVRAGLEKHVHPHVLRHAFATHLLETGTDLRTLQVLLGHASISTTARYAQVSPVMIRRTKSPADRLRKTASPVPRKKRSRSRRAG
- a CDS encoding IS91 family transposase; protein product: MRQHGPCARSPEPAQEGRPSLELADVVRAFRPVHEQQHALTLAERAVLDAVARCRTAALGGHVNVCLDCGFVSDPSYDSCHNRHCPKCPAVAQAKWIAGRLERVLPIHYFHVVFTLPAQLRGLALASPRIVYDLLFRCASATLLQLGVDPKRCGGELGVTAVLHTWTQKLEYHPHLHCIVTGGALSPDGSRWISARRDFLFPVHVMGRLFRGKMLDALTRAARSGTLRIGDPTRFAALVAGLHRKSWNVYCKRPFGGAAQVITYLGQYTHRVAISNHRLLAMDQRGVTFRTKSGEHITLDGVAFLMRWLRHILPPGFTKIRHYGLVSASHATGRLETARQLLPAKSAPNPTASPSSSNPLRAAKWREVIRILTGIEIDCCRCCGRRALERRPLPRSAFDARAPPKAA
- a CDS encoding phage integrase N-terminal SAM-like domain-containing protein, producing the protein MGQLRNKMAEDIRLRGLCANTLKTYLRCAEVFVRHHGKSPTLMGKAEIETSCCTWSRT